The genomic window GAATAGCTCTGTTGACACTCTGTGCGCTGGGCATAGTGCTGTTGCCCCTGCTGCGTGCGCGCAGGCTGCAGCAGCAGGAAGTGGCCGAGGATCGTGACCGGCAGAATATCGATATCTATCGCGAGCGCCTGTCTGAGCTGGAGGAAGAAAAGGCCCAGGGCAATCTGGCCCAGCCCGAGTTCGATGAGCTGAAGCTGGAGCTTGAGCGCAGCCTGCTGCAGGACGTGGGCGATACCGAAGCCGCGCTGCGGGTGTCGAAAATCAGTAGCATGCAGGTGATCACGGTGTCCGTGATGGCGGTGCTGCTGGTGATCAGTTCACTGGGGCTTTATGCGAAGCTTGGCAGTGCCCCGCGGCTTGAGCTGGCGCTGGAACGTCAGGCGCAGCCAGATCCGTTTGAGGGCCGTACGCCGACGCTGGAGGAAGCCCTGTCGCGACTGGAGCACGAACTGGAGGTCACGCCGGAAAATGTCGAGGGCTGGTATCTGCTGGCCACCACCTACATGGGGGCGGGGCGCTACGACGACGGCATCGCCGCCTTCAAGCAGGTGCTGGCGCGGCTGCCGCAGGATGCGCCGCAGTATATTGGTGTTATGGGACAGTACGCCCAGGCGCTGTATTTCGCCAATGGTGGCAAGATGAATGACGCGGTGCGCGAGCAGGTGGCGGCCACATTGCAGCGTAATCCCGGCGAAATAACCGCCCTGGGGCTGCTGGGCATAGATGCGTTCGAACAGCAGCGCTATGCCGAAGCCATCGATTTTTGGTCCCGGGCGCTGGCCCAGGCTGAGCCTTCCGCGGCTGAGTCACTGCGTGCCGGTATTAGTCGTGCCCAGCAGGAACTGCGGGCGCTGGGCGAGCCTGTACCTGAAGTTGCAGGCATCGAGCCTGCGGAAATTCGACTGGCGGTGCGCCTGGCCGAAGGCCTTGGCGCGACCCTGGAACCGGATCAGGCAGTCTTCATCTTCGCCCGCCCGGTAGGAGGACGCATGCCGCTGGCGGCGGTCAAGCTCAAGGTATCGGACTTGCCGCTGGAAGTGGTGCTTGATGATACCCTGGCGATGACGCCCCAGGCGCGCTTGTCTGGTGTGGATGAGGTCGAGGTTGGAGCGCGCATTTCCCTGACGGGCACACCTGAGCCCAAAGCGGGTGATCTGTTCGCGATTCTGAGTCCTGTTTCGGTGCGTGGACAGACGCAAGCGATTGATCTGGTTATTGATCAGGTTGTGGAGTAGTCGTCGCTCGGTCTATAGTTGCATCTGTTATTGCCGGGGCGACCTAGTCGCTCTGGCGAGATAAAGTAGTCGGTGGCCAGAGTTCGACTGGGCGCCAGTCAAAAAACTTTGAGATAGCAGCGGATTTATGGAGATCAGCCTCAGAGAGTGGCTTGTCGTCGGCGGTGTGATTGTCATTGCGCTGATCATCTTTGATGGCTGGCGTCGTGTGCGTGGTGGCCGCAACAGTTTGCGCATGGATATTGATCGCAAGCTGCGTGACCTGCCGGAAGAGCCCGTGGAGCCTTCGAGCAATCCTGAATTGCCTTACGGCGGTGCCAGACCCATCAGTGGCCAGGTGCCGGAGTTTGTGCCCAAGCGCAAGCCCGGTGCTGCCTATGCCGCGAAAATGGCCGCCACGGCCA from Marinobacterium aestuarii includes these protein-coding regions:
- the ccmI gene encoding c-type cytochrome biogenesis protein CcmI; amino-acid sequence: MVGLWTGIALLTLCALGIVLLPLLRARRLQQQEVAEDRDRQNIDIYRERLSELEEEKAQGNLAQPEFDELKLELERSLLQDVGDTEAALRVSKISSMQVITVSVMAVLLVISSLGLYAKLGSAPRLELALERQAQPDPFEGRTPTLEEALSRLEHELEVTPENVEGWYLLATTYMGAGRYDDGIAAFKQVLARLPQDAPQYIGVMGQYAQALYFANGGKMNDAVREQVAATLQRNPGEITALGLLGIDAFEQQRYAEAIDFWSRALAQAEPSAAESLRAGISRAQQELRALGEPVPEVAGIEPAEIRLAVRLAEGLGATLEPDQAVFIFARPVGGRMPLAAVKLKVSDLPLEVVLDDTLAMTPQARLSGVDEVEVGARISLTGTPEPKAGDLFAILSPVSVRGQTQAIDLVIDQVVE